In one window of Desulfonatronospira thiodismutans ASO3-1 DNA:
- a CDS encoding CHC2 zinc finger domain-containing protein translates to MAQRYSREELQRLRNKVLVNDVIVHILDMPSKVRDGYLRFLCPLCSEFLTACNPRTNLARCFRCERNFNPIDLVMVVKGLNFREAVEFLQDMEQRLGR, encoded by the coding sequence ATGGCCCAAAGATATTCCAGAGAGGAACTGCAGCGGTTGCGAAACAAGGTTTTGGTCAATGACGTTATTGTCCATATCCTGGATATGCCCTCCAAAGTCAGGGACGGATACTTGCGCTTTCTGTGCCCGCTTTGCTCCGAGTTTTTGACCGCCTGTAATCCCAGAACCAACCTGGCCAGGTGTTTTCGTTGCGAAAGAAATTTCAACCCCATTGACCTGGTCATGGTGGTCAAGGGCTTAAATTTCCGGGAGGCAGTGGAGTTTTTGCAGGACATGGAACAAAGGCTGGGCAGGTAG
- a CDS encoding tyrosine-type recombinase/integrase, with translation MLDRQIQDYLEWMNNAGYAPWTMAQHSQILNRLLDFVVLNSIPWERTFARDTLQAFKDHVQVKYAGFVLRGFMRYLHQNGIICLPPGALPEGRGRSKLQRAQLPRLYEEYLQFYTQTRQVGHVQIYRVRGTLSALNDYLQNQGMELKDLDVLHMDAFLAERNRKYAPETRIHERSGLRGFLRYLYLERQILKKDLSALIQGPPVYAQSRPPRFLTLEQIKTLFQSIDKDRPGGLRSYAMIHLAYSLGLRPGEICRVTLDDILFRDKLIYLPDRKNSSPAKLPLPQGALRALAAYLAWNRPMDPGHRFLLCNTRTPYGPLTPLTVSQNISACFRRAGIKGSAYWLRHTYAQNLLQAEASIFEIKEMLGHDIIKTSKRYLHVHTRLMREVLFNEKV, from the coding sequence ATGCTGGACAGGCAGATCCAGGACTACCTGGAATGGATGAACAATGCCGGGTATGCTCCATGGACAATGGCCCAACACAGCCAAATTCTAAACCGGCTGCTGGACTTTGTGGTGCTAAATAGCATCCCCTGGGAGCGTACCTTTGCCCGGGATACCTTGCAGGCATTTAAGGACCATGTCCAGGTTAAGTATGCCGGGTTTGTCCTGCGCGGATTCATGCGCTACCTGCACCAGAATGGCATAATCTGCTTGCCGCCGGGTGCTTTGCCTGAAGGCAGAGGCAGGAGCAAGCTCCAAAGAGCCCAGCTGCCCAGGCTTTATGAAGAGTATCTCCAATTCTACACCCAAACCCGCCAGGTGGGACATGTTCAGATCTACCGGGTCCGGGGGACTCTATCCGCACTTAATGACTACCTGCAAAACCAGGGCATGGAGCTTAAAGACCTGGATGTCTTACATATGGATGCTTTTCTGGCTGAGAGAAACAGGAAATACGCCCCTGAAACCAGAATACATGAACGATCAGGCCTTAGAGGTTTTTTACGCTACCTGTACCTGGAAAGACAAATCCTGAAGAAAGATTTGAGCGCTTTGATCCAGGGGCCGCCGGTGTATGCCCAGAGCAGACCACCCAGGTTTCTTACTTTGGAACAAATAAAGACCCTGTTTCAAAGCATTGACAAGGATCGCCCCGGGGGACTGCGGTCTTATGCCATGATCCATCTGGCCTACTCCCTGGGGCTTCGGCCGGGGGAAATCTGCCGGGTGACCCTGGATGACATTTTATTCCGGGACAAGCTGATATACCTGCCGGACAGAAAAAACTCTTCTCCAGCCAAACTTCCCCTGCCTCAGGGGGCACTCAGGGCTCTGGCCGCATACCTTGCCTGGAATAGACCAATGGATCCCGGGCACAGGTTTCTTCTTTGCAATACCAGGACACCTTACGGACCACTCACTCCTTTGACCGTGAGCCAGAATATCAGCGCCTGCTTCCGCCGGGCCGGGATCAAAGGATCTGCCTACTGGCTGCGCCATACCTATGCCCAGAACCTGTTGCAGGCGGAGGCGTCCATCTTTGAAATCAAAGAGATGCTGGGTCATGACATCATCAAGACCAGCAAGAGATATCTGCATGTACACACCAGACTGATGCGTGAGGTATTGTTCAATGAAAAAGTTTGA
- a CDS encoding tyrosine-type recombinase/integrase: MKKFESFLAGHLNDFIQYRKELGYVNKSLANQLRALDYYVRDNARGWEDLTPAFFLGFRDGIKGSPATVNNVIQATRNFFAYLHRTGCCEHNPVQDLPAKTENAFIPFIFSPEQVEQLLQGVQSQIRRSREKCFLVDMGIYIALMLQARCGLRMSEPLNLGLEHFDPVQGTIYIQKTKFHKDRLIPIPWEAQKELDNFLSLRDALCCTSPYLLPGFKNALRTNQVYPVFHRAVRETGIHAPRRIIANMVFGHPTPHSLRHSFAVNTLKAARDRGRDPQAVLPVLSAYMGHSKYRYTALYLKVMDAEKRQGFVDFAISRLEDI, from the coding sequence ATGAAAAAGTTTGAGAGCTTTCTGGCCGGACATCTAAATGATTTTATCCAGTACCGCAAGGAACTTGGATATGTGAACAAGAGCCTGGCAAACCAGCTGAGAGCACTGGATTATTATGTCCGGGATAATGCCCGGGGGTGGGAAGACCTCACGCCTGCCTTTTTTCTGGGCTTCCGTGATGGAATCAAGGGCTCGCCTGCAACCGTCAACAATGTCATTCAGGCCACACGCAACTTCTTTGCTTATCTGCACCGGACAGGCTGCTGTGAACATAATCCGGTCCAGGATCTCCCGGCCAAGACTGAAAACGCCTTTATCCCTTTCATTTTCTCCCCGGAGCAGGTGGAGCAGCTCCTGCAGGGGGTGCAAAGTCAGATCCGGCGCAGCAGGGAAAAGTGCTTCCTGGTGGATATGGGCATATACATAGCTCTAATGTTGCAGGCCAGGTGCGGGCTGCGCATGTCCGAACCACTCAACCTGGGGCTTGAACATTTTGATCCTGTGCAAGGCACTATCTATATCCAAAAGACCAAGTTCCATAAGGACCGCTTGATTCCCATTCCTTGGGAGGCCCAAAAAGAACTGGATAACTTCCTGAGTCTTCGAGACGCCCTGTGCTGCACAAGCCCTTATCTCCTGCCAGGATTTAAAAACGCCCTGAGAACCAATCAGGTGTATCCCGTCTTTCACAGGGCTGTGCGGGAAACGGGAATCCATGCCCCAAGAAGAATTATAGCCAACATGGTCTTTGGCCATCCCACTCCGCACAGCCTGAGGCATTCCTTTGCAGTCAACACCCTCAAGGCGGCCCGGGACCGGGGCCGGGACCCCCAGGCTGTTCTGCCAGTACTATCCGCGTATATGGGCCACAGCAAGTACCGCTACACCGCCCTGTATCTCAAGGTCATGGACGCCGAGAAGCGCCAGGGATTTGTGGACTTTGCCATCTCGCGACTGGAGGACATATGA
- a CDS encoding site-specific integrase: protein MNLGSCLHTFFDQYLPRTKGVSSNTILAYRHTFSLFLPFASKTLGRDINSLEIEHLSTQLILDFLDHLESGRNNSARTRGHRLAVFKSLARMIRFLYPEHKLLADRIISIPQKRFPKKLAAFLTHEEVLLVLDSINLKKSGAFRDYTIIHLLYNSGARAEESASLRLDYFDPHKKTLAILGKGNRYRQIELWPKTVQLMSMYIQKYRPRPKPLHQNTLFLNQRRQGFTRNGIYRLCRKYLSLVFEENRFQGLNPVHCFRHSCAINMLGTGFSLTDIKNHLGHENLQSTMVYLKLSLNRKRELQQKFIEYTQNQTQDPKLDELLDWEKEQETLDWLDSL, encoded by the coding sequence ATGAATCTGGGCTCCTGTCTGCATACCTTCTTTGATCAGTACCTGCCAAGAACCAAGGGCGTCAGCTCCAACACCATCCTGGCCTACCGCCATACCTTCAGCCTGTTTTTGCCCTTTGCCTCCAAAACCCTTGGCCGGGATATCAACTCCCTGGAGATTGAGCATTTAAGCACCCAGCTCATCCTGGATTTTTTAGACCATCTGGAGAGCGGCAGAAATAACAGTGCTCGCACCAGAGGCCACAGACTGGCGGTATTCAAGTCCCTGGCCAGAATGATCCGTTTTCTCTATCCCGAACATAAACTGCTGGCAGACCGGATTATCTCCATCCCTCAGAAGCGCTTCCCCAAAAAACTGGCTGCCTTTCTCACCCATGAAGAGGTTTTGCTGGTCCTGGATAGTATAAATCTCAAGAAAAGCGGAGCTTTCCGGGATTATACCATCATCCACCTGCTCTACAACTCCGGGGCCAGGGCCGAGGAATCAGCCTCGCTACGTCTGGACTACTTTGACCCGCACAAGAAAACCCTGGCCATCCTGGGCAAGGGCAACCGCTACCGCCAAATCGAGCTCTGGCCCAAGACAGTCCAGCTCATGTCCATGTATATCCAGAAATACCGCCCCAGGCCCAAACCCTTGCATCAGAACACCCTGTTTTTAAATCAGCGCAGGCAAGGCTTTACCAGAAACGGCATCTACCGGTTATGCAGGAAATATCTGAGCCTGGTGTTTGAAGAAAACCGATTCCAGGGATTGAATCCGGTGCATTGCTTCAGGCATTCATGTGCCATCAACATGCTCGGGACCGGCTTCAGCCTGACAGACATCAAAAACCACCTGGGACATGAAAACCTGCAATCCACCATGGTCTATCTCAAGCTGAGTCTGAATCGCAAACGAGAGCTGCAGCAGAAGTTCATTGAATACACCCAGAACCAGACCCAGGACCCCAAACTGGATGAACTTCTGGACTGGGAAAAAGAGCAGGAGACTCTGGACTGGCTGGACAGCCTGTAA
- a CDS encoding glutamine amidotransferase-related protein, with product MTLIQYALDNNLPVFGVCRGLQIMAHYFEYEISPCTGHAGTRHEISLSGNKRTVNSYHDNCGPLEINPPLITFVRDMEGHIEGFYHQDKPLMAVMWHPERELPVRDFDMEIIRRFFGLPL from the coding sequence TTGACTTTAATCCAGTATGCCCTTGATAATAACCTGCCTGTATTTGGAGTATGCCGGGGGCTGCAGATCATGGCTCATTATTTTGAATATGAAATAAGCCCTTGCACAGGCCATGCTGGAACCAGACATGAGATAAGCCTTTCCGGCAACAAACGTACTGTAAACTCCTACCATGACAACTGCGGACCTCTTGAAATTAACCCTCCGCTTATAACCTTTGTCAGGGATATGGAGGGCCATATTGAAGGCTTTTATCATCAGGACAAACCTCTGATGGCTGTAATGTGGCATCCGGAAAGGGAATTGCCGGTGCGGGATTTTGATATGGAAATAATCAGGAGGTTTTTTGGTTTACCACTGTAA
- a CDS encoding DUF3800 domain-containing protein: protein MYIFYVDETGNLDTHGIHPGMDYSASPKDWLYVLTALGIFEHNWRKFYDPIAAKKKILLQIHNAGQVSLDECEIKSNWIRINRERQKHPFLSLLTMEEVDDLVATYYNQLFSVPAVLVSVVIDKRYLQDYMDASKLHRKAWELLCERVENYMREKHRKHKAIMVTDDISRQANLSLARKHAYFLESGTSADCRFRHIVEMPLFVRSELSEGIQAADMCSYNIYHTMRYQRFDYEYFKKVFPLLYNSSNTNQSKVDGLKIFPDDSPLIPWWEKNKSLLAEALLFIDVRRGGPYRADKQHRTLSTLNIHAYFVKVYQAEFISLCFSVT, encoded by the coding sequence TTGTACATATTTTACGTAGATGAGACAGGAAACCTGGATACCCACGGTATACATCCCGGGATGGATTATTCAGCTTCTCCCAAAGACTGGTTGTATGTATTAACAGCTTTGGGGATATTTGAACATAACTGGCGCAAGTTTTATGATCCTATAGCCGCCAAAAAGAAAATATTGCTCCAGATTCATAATGCAGGCCAGGTTTCACTTGATGAGTGCGAGATAAAATCAAACTGGATCAGGATAAACAGGGAAAGGCAAAAACATCCCTTTCTCTCCCTGCTGACCATGGAAGAAGTGGATGATCTTGTGGCTACATACTACAACCAGCTGTTTTCAGTTCCGGCAGTGCTGGTTTCCGTGGTTATAGATAAGAGATATCTGCAGGATTACATGGACGCCTCAAAACTGCACCGCAAGGCCTGGGAGCTCTTATGTGAGAGGGTGGAAAACTATATGCGGGAAAAGCACCGCAAACATAAAGCTATAATGGTTACAGATGATATCAGCAGACAGGCCAACCTTTCTCTGGCCAGAAAACATGCATATTTTCTGGAAAGTGGAACCAGTGCCGACTGCAGGTTCAGGCATATCGTGGAAATGCCTCTCTTTGTGCGAAGTGAACTTTCAGAAGGAATTCAGGCGGCAGATATGTGTTCATACAATATATACCATACAATGCGCTATCAGCGCTTTGATTATGAATATTTCAAAAAAGTATTCCCCCTGCTGTACAACTCATCTAATACCAATCAAAGCAAGGTGGATGGCTTGAAAATATTTCCAGATGACAGTCCCTTAATACCCTGGTGGGAAAAAAACAAAAGCCTCCTTGCGGAGGCTTTATTGTTTATTGATGTTCGGCGGGGCGGACCCTATCGAGCTGACAAGCAGCACCGAACGTTATCAACATTAAACATCCATGCTTATTTTGTCAAGGTTTACCAGGCTGAGTTTATTTCTTTATGTTTTTCTGTGACCTGA
- a CDS encoding transposase, protein MPRIARFIRSDQATVYHVISRTALSGLPIKDTDKDYLLGLIKRLSRLYFVDVLGFAVMGNHFHLVARMHPEDEISNSDIIKRWQKYYGDEAQMPTDRMAEVKKRLCSLGAYVKDIKQNFTRYYNKKHRRKGFFWGGRFKSMIVQEGSTLVNLLAYVDLNPIRAGIVKKPENYRWSSLGYHTQTGNKDGLLDIDFGLKEWNELDPKEIVRKYRQFVYETGAVDAGKGKTIEKKVVEKARKKGYKISRVERFRYRCRYFTDSGVIGGKDFVQEVFDQVKHLLGSKDERKFTPVGGVEGLYSMKRLGGS, encoded by the coding sequence ATGCCCCGCATAGCCCGTTTTATCCGTAGTGACCAAGCCACCGTCTACCACGTCATATCCCGTACTGCTCTGTCAGGTCTGCCCATTAAAGACACTGACAAGGATTATCTGTTGGGGCTTATCAAAAGACTGAGCAGGCTTTACTTTGTTGACGTGCTGGGTTTCGCAGTTATGGGGAATCATTTCCACCTGGTAGCCCGGATGCACCCTGAGGATGAGATTTCCAATTCAGATATCATCAAGAGGTGGCAGAAATATTATGGTGACGAAGCCCAGATGCCTACTGACCGGATGGCTGAGGTCAAGAAGAGGCTTTGCAGCCTTGGGGCCTATGTGAAGGACATCAAGCAGAACTTTACCAGGTATTACAACAAAAAGCACAGGCGGAAGGGATTTTTCTGGGGTGGCCGGTTTAAGAGTATGATTGTACAGGAAGGCAGTACTCTGGTGAACCTGCTTGCTTATGTAGACTTAAACCCTATCCGTGCCGGTATTGTTAAGAAACCGGAGAATTACCGCTGGAGTTCACTTGGTTATCATACCCAGACAGGTAATAAAGACGGTCTGCTGGATATTGATTTCGGGCTCAAGGAATGGAACGAGCTGGACCCCAAAGAGATAGTCCGCAAGTACAGGCAGTTCGTCTATGAAACAGGCGCAGTGGATGCGGGCAAAGGCAAGACCATTGAAAAAAAAGTTGTGGAGAAGGCCAGGAAAAAGGGCTACAAGATCTCCCGTGTAGAGCGCTTCAGGTACAGATGCCGGTATTTTACCGATTCCGGGGTTATCGGCGGGAAGGACTTTGTGCAGGAGGTATTTGATCAGGTCAAACACCTGCTGGGGTCCAAGGATGAGCGGAAATTTACGCCCGTAGGTGGTGTAGAGGGTTTGTACTCTATGAAGAGGTTGGGTGGTTCATAG
- a CDS encoding DUF2283 domain-containing protein, translating into MKLNYYDETDSLYIEFSDETSAESVEISEGVVLDYDAQGKLVGIDIDNAGHKIQLRDFYLKGLHPNIMTVAA; encoded by the coding sequence ATGAAGTTAAATTATTACGATGAAACAGATTCCCTGTATATTGAATTTTCAGATGAAACAAGCGCTGAAAGTGTGGAGATTTCTGAAGGAGTGGTCCTTGACTATGATGCCCAAGGAAAACTTGTTGGAATCGATATAGATAATGCTGGGCACAAGATTCAATTGCGGGATTTTTATCTCAAAGGTCTTCATCCCAACATCATGACAGTAGCTGCTTAG
- the istB gene encoding IS21-like element helper ATPase IstB: MTNKHQSEVHRLEENLQLLKLTCIKEQYRPAADKAARQNWDHLGYLARLVQAEADARHDRSIQRRIRMARFPGIKTMENFDWTWPTKINRPAIQNLFRLGFMKDKANIIILGGVGLGKSHIATALGYSACLEKHSVLFATTIDVINTLSAAQAAHKLKTELKKYVSPELLILDELGYLPIDKQGADLLFQVISQRYEQKSTILTTNRAFKKWPEVFNNDSTLTSAMLDRLLHHAETILIEGKSYRMKDQVQEQ, encoded by the coding sequence ATGACCAACAAACACCAAAGTGAGGTGCACAGGCTGGAAGAAAATCTCCAGCTGCTCAAGCTAACCTGTATAAAAGAGCAGTACAGGCCGGCGGCTGACAAGGCTGCCAGGCAGAACTGGGATCATCTGGGCTATCTGGCCAGGCTGGTCCAGGCAGAAGCAGATGCCAGGCATGATCGCTCCATCCAGCGCCGTATCAGGATGGCCCGTTTCCCAGGCATAAAAACCATGGAGAACTTCGACTGGACATGGCCGACCAAGATCAACCGCCCGGCCATCCAAAACCTCTTTCGCCTTGGATTTATGAAGGACAAGGCCAACATAATAATCCTCGGAGGAGTAGGCCTGGGCAAATCACACATAGCCACAGCCCTGGGTTACAGTGCATGCCTGGAAAAGCATTCTGTGCTGTTTGCCACCACCATAGATGTCATAAACACCCTCTCGGCCGCACAGGCTGCACACAAGCTCAAAACAGAGCTCAAGAAATATGTAAGTCCTGAACTGCTCATTCTGGATGAGCTTGGCTACCTGCCCATAGACAAGCAAGGTGCAGACCTGCTCTTCCAGGTCATAAGCCAGCGCTACGAACAAAAATCAACCATCCTGACCACCAACAGAGCCTTCAAGAAATGGCCCGAGGTGTTCAACAACGACAGCACCCTGACCTCAGCCATGTTGGACAGACTTCTGCACCATGCCGAAACTATCCTCATTGAAGGCAAAAGCTATCGGATGAAAGACCAGGTTCAGGAACAATAG
- the istA gene encoding IS21 family transposase: MAFAPGECAQVDWGNHGSIQVGDSRRNLSFFVMVLCYSRMMYLEFTVSQSMEHFLACHQNAFDAFGAVPRKIMVDNLKCAVLKHPYGQKPVLNPKYLDFAKHWGFEISACGVRKPHEKGRVENAIGYVKKNLLAGLELPDYRAINHYARHWCRATANVRIHAQTGKKPVDMLEEEREHLLPLPVNTYDIGVLTQVRASSQFRITLESNRYSVPARYAGKRLTLKTYPDRLCIYDGNNLVARHVRSFDKKRDIEDPDHVQELIAQRRAARDQQLFSRFLALSPRAKDYFFELEKKHLNIKHHVQKIVALSEIYGSEAVSRAMDDAFTYSAFSCEYVANILEQRARTMPAPGALHLTRREDLLDIEVKDPDLSIYDKPKEKNP, from the coding sequence CTGGCCTTTGCCCCAGGAGAGTGCGCCCAGGTTGACTGGGGAAATCACGGCTCCATCCAGGTGGGAGACAGCAGGCGCAATCTCAGCTTCTTTGTCATGGTCCTTTGCTACAGCAGGATGATGTATCTTGAGTTCACTGTCTCCCAAAGCATGGAGCACTTCCTGGCCTGTCATCAAAACGCCTTTGACGCATTCGGGGCGGTCCCCAGAAAAATCATGGTGGACAACCTGAAATGTGCAGTGCTCAAGCACCCCTATGGCCAAAAACCGGTTCTAAATCCCAAATATCTTGACTTTGCAAAGCACTGGGGTTTTGAGATCAGTGCCTGCGGAGTCAGAAAGCCCCATGAAAAAGGCCGGGTGGAGAATGCCATAGGTTATGTCAAAAAGAACTTGCTGGCCGGCCTTGAACTGCCGGATTACCGGGCCATCAACCATTACGCCCGCCACTGGTGCAGGGCAACAGCCAATGTGCGTATCCATGCCCAGACCGGCAAGAAGCCGGTGGACATGCTTGAAGAAGAAAGAGAGCACCTTTTGCCCCTGCCTGTTAACACCTATGATATCGGAGTCTTAACCCAGGTCCGGGCCTCGTCGCAGTTCCGGATCACCCTGGAGTCCAACCGCTATTCCGTGCCAGCCAGGTACGCAGGCAAACGCCTGACCTTGAAGACTTATCCTGATCGCTTATGCATCTATGACGGCAACAATCTTGTGGCCAGGCATGTCCGCAGCTTTGATAAAAAAAGGGACATTGAAGACCCCGATCATGTCCAGGAGCTTATTGCCCAGCGCCGGGCAGCCAGGGATCAGCAATTGTTTTCCCGGTTCCTGGCTTTGTCCCCAAGAGCAAAGGATTACTTTTTTGAGTTGGAGAAAAAGCACTTGAACATCAAACACCATGTCCAGAAGATTGTAGCCTTAAGCGAAATCTATGGCTCTGAAGCCGTGTCCAGGGCCATGGACGACGCATTCACCTACAGTGCCTTCTCCTGTGAGTATGTAGCCAACATCCTGGAGCAAAGAGCCAGGACCATGCCCGCACCAGGAGCCCTGCATCTGACCAGGCGAGAGGATCTGCTGGATATTGAAGTCAAAGACCCTGATCTAAGTATTTACGACAAACCCAAGGAGAAAAACCCATGA
- a CDS encoding DUF4258 domain-containing protein, with protein sequence MIDTKHFTEMLKEREISMEMVDKTMTIPDKTEERKDGTKHYLKLFNVNGGRWLRVVINIKSDPPRRITAFFDRRLRRTGQ encoded by the coding sequence ATGATTGATACAAAACATTTCACAGAGATGCTTAAAGAGCGGGAAATTTCAATGGAAATGGTTGATAAAACCATGACAATTCCTGATAAAACTGAAGAACGAAAAGACGGAACAAAGCACTATCTTAAGTTGTTTAATGTCAATGGCGGCCGCTGGCTCAGGGTCGTCATAAACATTAAAAGTGATCCACCTCGGAGGATAACAGCTTTTTTTGATCGCCGATTAAGGAGAACAGGACAATGA
- a CDS encoding DUF2283 domain-containing protein, whose protein sequence is MRIRVDKETDALYFRLDENKIVESEEVQPGVILDFDANNQVVGMEILNISKKTDKKNLSTMQFETV, encoded by the coding sequence ATGAGAATTAGAGTAGATAAAGAAACTGATGCACTTTATTTTCGACTTGACGAGAACAAGATTGTTGAATCAGAGGAAGTTCAACCCGGTGTAATACTGGACTTTGACGCCAACAACCAAGTGGTTGGTATGGAAATCCTTAATATTTCGAAAAAAACAGACAAAAAAAATCTTTCTACAATGCAGTTTGAAACAGTTTAA
- a CDS encoding transposase: protein MPRIARFIRSDQATVYHVISRTALSGLPIKDTDKDYLLGLIKRLSRLYFVDVLGFAVMGNHFHLVARMHPEDEISNSDIIKRWQKYYGDEAQVPTDRMVEVKKRLCSLGAYVKDIKQNFTRYYNKKHRRQGFFWGGRFKSMIVQEGSTLVNLLAYVDLNPIRAGIVKKPEDYRWSSLGYHTQTGNKDGLLDIDFGLKEWNELDPKEIVRKYRQFVYETGAVDAGKGKTIDQKVVEKARKKGYKISRVERFRYRCRYFTDSGVIGGKDFVQEVFDQVKHLLGSKDTRKFTPVGGVEGLYSMKRLGQT from the coding sequence ATGCCCCGCATAGCCCGTTTTATCCGTAGTGACCAAGCCACCGTCTACCACGTCATATCCCGTACTGCTCTGTCAGGTCTGCCCATTAAAGACACTGACAAGGATTATCTGTTGGGGCTTATCAAAAGACTGAGCAGGCTTTACTTTGTTGACGTGCTTGGGTTTGCGGTCATGGGTAACCATTTCCACCTGGTAGCCCGGATGCACCCTGAGGATGAAATTTCCAACTCAGACATCATCAAGAGGTGGCAGAAATATTATGGTGATGAAGCCCAGGTGCCCACAGACCGGATGGTTGAGGTCAAGAAGAGGCTTTGCAGCCTTGGTGCCTATGTGAAGGACATCAAGCAGAACTTTACCCGGTATTACAACAAAAAGCACAGGCGACAGGGATTTTTCTGGGGAGGCCGGTTTAAGAGTATGATTGTCCAGGAAGGCAGCACTCTGGTTAATTTGCTGGCCTATGTGGATTTAAACCCTATCCGTGCTGGAATAGTAAAGAAACCCGAGGATTACCGTTGGAGTTCACTTGGCTACCATACCCAGACCGGGAACAAAGACGGTCTGCTGGATATTGATTTCGGGCTCAAGGAATGGAACGAGCTGGACCCCAAAGAGATTGTCCGCAAGTACAGGCAGTTTGTTTACGAGACCGGAGCAGTAGACGCCGGCAAAGGCAAGACCATTGATCAAAAGGTTGTGGAAAAAGCCAGGAAAAAAGGCTACAAAATATCCAGGGTAGAGCGCTTCAGATACAGATGCCGGTATTTTACTGATTCCGGGGTTATCGGCGGAAAGGATTTTGTTCAGGAAGTCTTTGACCAGGTCAAGCATTTACTGGGGTCCAAGGATACAAGGAAATTTACTCCGGTTGGCGGTGTCGAGGGTTTGTACTCTATGAAGCGCCTGGGGCAGACTTGA
- a CDS encoding type II toxin-antitoxin system HicA family toxin, with amino-acid sequence MKRHQLIKHLQVHGAYLLREGSKHSIYQLDRKKTQVPRHNEIVDDLARKICKDLNIPFVR; translated from the coding sequence ATGAAAAGACATCAGTTGATCAAACATTTGCAGGTACATGGCGCTTATCTTTTGCGAGAGGGAAGCAAACACAGTATATATCAGCTGGATCGAAAGAAGACTCAGGTCCCAAGGCATAACGAGATAGTAGATGATTTGGCCCGAAAAATTTGTAAAGATCTGAATATTCCTTTTGTGAGGTAG
- a CDS encoding type II toxin-antitoxin system HicB family antitoxin, with the protein MHYRAVIKRTDDWWIGWLVDLPGVNAQERTREELLESLREGARDMLETEVPFEPGFEMEKVEVPEPEWVFK; encoded by the coding sequence ATGCATTACAGAGCAGTAATAAAGAGGACCGATGACTGGTGGATAGGTTGGCTGGTTGATCTGCCTGGCGTAAACGCTCAAGAGAGAACCAGGGAAGAATTGCTTGAGTCCTTGAGAGAAGGGGCAAGGGACATGCTGGAAACAGAGGTCCCTTTCGAGCCAGGTTTTGAGATGGAAAAAGTGGAAGTCCCTGAACCTGAGTGGGTTTTTAAGTAG
- a CDS encoding SapC family protein, translating into MQPLSKTTHAGKSFHPAKNYQHAKTRTTVPMVISELPRAVPAFPIAFTYSRNKYVLSAVMGLKPEQNLFVTQEGKWQTSYIPAYLRGHPFYLAESQEGKQVVCVDENSDLITDGPDGEQMFGEEGKPTQKMQQIIDFLEKIARERAITDRACAALAEFGVIEPWEGYGGLYKVSEAKLKDLSGEAFVKLRDTGGLKVMYGQLYSLTQMARLKKLAEQDKEPDWESMEELDFEKIKI; encoded by the coding sequence ATGCAACCCTTATCCAAAACAACACACGCTGGCAAAAGTTTCCATCCGGCAAAGAACTACCAACACGCCAAAACCCGCACCACTGTTCCCATGGTTATCTCTGAATTACCCAGAGCAGTACCGGCATTTCCAATAGCCTTTACCTATTCCAGGAACAAGTACGTACTGAGTGCTGTGATGGGCTTAAAACCAGAACAGAACCTGTTTGTCACCCAGGAAGGCAAGTGGCAGACCAGCTATATCCCGGCATATCTGAGAGGCCATCCCTTTTACCTAGCGGAATCTCAGGAAGGAAAACAAGTAGTCTGCGTAGACGAGAATTCTGATCTGATTACGGATGGCCCAGATGGTGAGCAAATGTTCGGAGAAGAGGGTAAGCCCACCCAGAAGATGCAGCAGATAATAGACTTTCTGGAAAAGATTGCCAGGGAGAGGGCTATAACTGACAGGGCCTGTGCTGCGCTTGCTGAGTTTGGTGTGATCGAGCCCTGGGAAGGGTACGGTGGCCTGTATAAAGTGAGCGAAGCCAAGTTGAAAGACCTGAGTGGAGAAGCCTTTGTGAAGCTCAGGGATACCGGCGGATTGAAGGTTATGTACGGGCAGCTTTATTCCTTGACTCAGATGGCAAGGCTTAAGAAACTGGCTGAACAGGATAAGGAGCCGGATTGGGAGAGTATGGAAGAACTGGATTTTGAGAAGATAAAAATATGA